A window of Malania oleifera isolate guangnan ecotype guangnan chromosome 5, ASM2987363v1, whole genome shotgun sequence contains these coding sequences:
- the LOC131156780 gene encoding beta-carotene isomerase D27, chloroplastic isoform X2 — MEPLSLLRPLTTLSPISPFPLHQYISQSHKPYLHAHCFRVSSFFSQSSNSIRPTTSAASRSEYKPAIFDGLLLNLFRKKMVLEVGWDSEKSGYDGLIEVATRLTMKGKTSSETVEAAVRILESLFPPMLLKLYRMLIAPIREGKFAAIMVARVTAVSCQWLMGPCTVNSVDLPDGSSCSSGVFVERCKYLEESKCVGICINTCKLPTQTFFKDYMGVPLLMEPNFEDYSCQLQNGFGSSVLVFILPCP, encoded by the exons ATGGAGCCTCTATCTCTGCTTCGGCCTCTCACCACCCTCTCTCCAATTTCTCCTTTCCCTCTACACCAATATATCTCCCAATCCCACAAACCCTACCTTCATGCCCATTGCTTTCGCGTCTCATCCTTTTTCTCTCAGTCATCAAATTCG ATCAGACCCACAACGAGTGCAGCTTCGAGGTCTGAATATAAGCCAGCAATCTTCGATGGGTTACTCCTCAACTTGTTCAGGAAAAAAATGGTTCTG GAGGTTGGTTGGGATTCAGAGAAGTCTGGGTATGATGGACTAATTGAAGTGGCAACCCGTCTCACGATGAAGGGGAAAACCAGTTCTGAAACCGTAGAAGCAGCT GTCCGAATACTAGAATCACTTTTTCCTCCAATGCTGTTAAAACTTTATCGAATGCTCATAGCGCCTATAAGAGAGGGAAAATTTGCTGCTATAATGGTTG CAAGGGTGACTGCAGTATCCTGTCAATGGCTCATGGGCCCATGCACAGTTAATTCAGTCGATCTTCCTGATGGGTCCTCATGCAGTAGTGGG GTGTTTGTAGAAAGGTGCAAGTATTTAGAGGAAAGTAAATGTGTTGGTATTTGCATCAATACTTGCAAGCTCCCAACACAG ACattttttaaagattacatgGGTGTTCCTTTGCTGATGGAGCCAAATTTCGAGGATTACAGCTGTCAG
- the LOC131156780 gene encoding beta-carotene isomerase D27, chloroplastic isoform X3: MEPLSLLRPLTTLSPISPFPLHQYISQSHKPYLHAHCFRVSSFFSQSSNSIRPTTSAASRSEYKPAIFDGLLLNLFRKKMVLEVGWDSEKSGYDGLIEVATRLTMKGKTSSETVEAAVRILESLFPPMLLKLYRMLIAPIREGKFAAIMVARVTAVSCQWLMGPCTVNSVDLPDGSSCSSGVFVERCKYLEESKCVGICINTCKLPTQTFFKDYMGVPLLMEPNFEDYSCQFWCSSSPAPR; the protein is encoded by the exons ATGGAGCCTCTATCTCTGCTTCGGCCTCTCACCACCCTCTCTCCAATTTCTCCTTTCCCTCTACACCAATATATCTCCCAATCCCACAAACCCTACCTTCATGCCCATTGCTTTCGCGTCTCATCCTTTTTCTCTCAGTCATCAAATTCG ATCAGACCCACAACGAGTGCAGCTTCGAGGTCTGAATATAAGCCAGCAATCTTCGATGGGTTACTCCTCAACTTGTTCAGGAAAAAAATGGTTCTG GAGGTTGGTTGGGATTCAGAGAAGTCTGGGTATGATGGACTAATTGAAGTGGCAACCCGTCTCACGATGAAGGGGAAAACCAGTTCTGAAACCGTAGAAGCAGCT GTCCGAATACTAGAATCACTTTTTCCTCCAATGCTGTTAAAACTTTATCGAATGCTCATAGCGCCTATAAGAGAGGGAAAATTTGCTGCTATAATGGTTG CAAGGGTGACTGCAGTATCCTGTCAATGGCTCATGGGCCCATGCACAGTTAATTCAGTCGATCTTCCTGATGGGTCCTCATGCAGTAGTGGG GTGTTTGTAGAAAGGTGCAAGTATTTAGAGGAAAGTAAATGTGTTGGTATTTGCATCAATACTTGCAAGCTCCCAACACAG ACattttttaaagattacatgGGTGTTCCTTTGCTGATGGAGCCAAATTTCGAGGATTACAGCTGTCAG
- the LOC131156779 gene encoding DEAD-box ATP-dependent RNA helicase 24 isoform X1, which translates to MSKRKFGFEGFGINRPATYSFERSQAPQRLYVPPSSRGSSHDNYEDHDLDNIEYDDDREDGGNDAVKDGGDEIDPLDAFMEGIHEEMKAAPPTAAKEKAEKYRDDDDDDPMESFLRAKKDLGLTLASEALRAGYDSDEEVYAVAKAVDAGTIEYDSDDNPIVVDKKRIEPIPALDHSTIDYEPFNKDFYEEKASISGMNEQDVVEYRKSLAIRVSGFDVPKPIKTFEDCGFSVQLMNAIAKHGYEKPTAIQCQALPIVFSGRDIIGIAKTGSGKTAAFVLPMIVHIMDQPELEKEEGPIGVICAPTRELAHQIFLESKKFAKSHGIRVSAVYGGMSKLDQFKELKSGCEIVVATPGRLIDMLKMKALTMLRATYLVLDEADRMFDLGFEPQIRSIVGQIRPDRQTLLFSATMPRKVEKLAREILTDPVRVTVGEVGMANEDITQVVHVIASDAEKLPLLLDKLPGMIDNGDVLVFASKKAIVDEVESQLAQRGFKVAALHGDKDQASRMDILQKFKCGIYHVLIATDVAARGLDIKSIKSVVNFDIARDMDMHVHRIGRTGRAGDKDGIAYTLITQKEARFAGELVNSLIAAGQNVSTELMDLALKDGRFRSKRDARKGGGKKCRGRGAGGGRGVRGVDFGLGIGYNPESNNTPPSHTVPGRSAAVNSLKTGMMAQFKSNFVAASSNSESQELSNSSNTYMNKRPALAGFVSGGSIGGDINAVQPKSSLATATLGGNSTGHDFREHASPKTSESSRDRGRERRRPSGWDR; encoded by the exons ATGTCGAAGAGAAAGTTCGGCTTCGAAGGCTTTGGCATCAACCGCCCCGCCACTTACAGCTTCGAGCGGTCTCAAGCTCCGCAGAGACTATATGTTCCGCCGTCCTCGCGCGGCAGCAGCCACGACAACTACGAGGACCATGACCTCGACAACATCGAGTACGACGACGACAGGGAAGACGGTGGAAACGACGCGGTAAAGGACGGCGGCGATGAAATCGATCCTCTCGATGCGTTTATGGAGGGGATTCACGAGGAAATGAAGGCGGCGCCGCCCACGGCGGCGAAGGAGAAGGCAGAGAAGTACAGggacgacgacgacgacgatcCGATGGAGAGCTTCTTGAGGGCGAAGAAGGATTTGGGCTTGACTTTGGCTTCGGAGGCTCTTCGAGCTGGGTACGATTCGGATGAGGAGGTTTATGCGGTGGCGAAGGCTGTTGATGCTGGGACGATTGAGTATGATTCAGATGACAATCCCATCGTCGTTGATAAGAAGAGGATTGAGCCGATTCCAGCTTTGGATCATAGCACGATTGACTATGAGCCATTTAATAAAGATTTTTACGAGGAGAAGGCTTCAATTTCAG GGATGAATGAGCAGGATGTTGTCGAATACCGGAAGAGCTTGGCTATTCGTGTTTCAGGTTTTGATGTTCCAAAGCCAATTAAGACGTTTGAAGATTGTGGCTTTTCAGTCCAGTTAATGAACGCTATTGCAAAGCATGGGTACGAGAAGCCTACGGCAATACAATGCCAAGCTTTACCAATTGTATTTTCTGGGAGAGATATCATTGGGATAGCAAAAACTGGTTCCGGGAAAACTGCGGCTTTTGTGCTTCCCATGATTGTCCACATTATGGATCAGCCTGAGCTTGAGAAAGAAGAGGGTCCAATTGGGGTAATTTGTGCACCTACTAGAGAATTAGCTCATCAAATATTTTTGGAGTCCAAAAAATTTGCAAAGTCACATGGGATACGTGTATCTGCAGTCTATGGTGGAATGTCCAAACTTGATCAGTTCAAAGAACTCAAGTCAGGATGTGAGATAGTGGTTGCTACTCCTGGCAGATTGATAGACATGCTAAAAATGAAGGCGTTGACAATGTTGAGGGCAACTTACCTTGTACTTGATGAGGCTGACAGGATGTTTGACCTTGGGTTTGAACCGCAAATAAGATCTATTGTTGGTCAGATTAGACCGGACCGGCAGACACTACTCTTTTCTGCAACAATGCCGCGCAAAGTTGAAAAACTGGCTAGAGAAATTCTTACAGATCCTGTTAGAGTTACTGTAGGAGAAGTTGGGATGGCAAATGAGGATATTACTCAAGTTGTTCATGTGATAGCTTCTGATGCTGAGAAATTGCCTTTGCTTCTTGATAAGCTTCCTGGAATGATTGATAATGGTGATGTTCTTGTATTTGCCTCAAAAAAAGCCATAGTTGATGAGGTTGAATCGCAATTGGCTCAGAGGGGGTTTAAGGTTGCAGCTCTTCATGGTGATAAAGACCAGGCCTCTCGCATGGACATCTTGCAAAAATTTAAGTGTGGAATCTATCATGTTCTAATTGCAACCGATGTTGCTGCTCGTGGTCTTGACATCAAGTCCATTAAGTCAGTGGTCAACTTTGATATTGCTAGAGACATGGACATGCATGTCCATCGTATCGGTAGAACAGGTCGTGCTGGTGATAAAGATGGGATTGCATACACTCTTATAACGCAAAAAGAGGCACGGTTTGCAGGTGAATTGGTTAACAGTTTGATTGCCGCTGGTCAGAATGTGTCAACGGAGCTGATGGATCTTGCCTTGAAG GATGGGAGATTCAGGTCCAAACGTGATGCTCGAAAAGGAG GTGGCAAAAAGTGTAGAGGGAGGGGAGCTGGTGGAGGTCGTGGTGTTCGTGGTGTGGATTTTGGTTTGGGTATTGGATACAATCCGGAGTCCAACAATACACCCCCATCTCACACCGTTCCTGGTCGATCTGCTGCAGTCAATTCATTGAAAACAGGGATGATGGCACAGTTCAAAAGCAACTTTGTAGCTGCTTCTTCAAATTCAGAAAGCCAAGAATTGAGCAACAGTTCAAACACATATATGAATAAGAGGCCTGCATTAGCTGGGTTCGTCTCTGGCGGTTCCATAGGAGGGGATATAAATGCGGTTCAGCCAAAGAGTTCCCTTGCTACTGCTACATTAGGAGGGAACTCCACTGGTCATGACTTCAGAGAGCATGCAAGTCCAAAGACTTCTGAAAG TTCCAGGGACAGAgggagagagaggcggagacccTCTGGATGGGACCGATGA
- the LOC131156779 gene encoding DEAD-box ATP-dependent RNA helicase 24 isoform X2: MSKRKFGFEGFGINRPATYSFERSQAPQRLYVPPSSRGSSHDNYEDHDLDNIEYDDDREDGGNDAVKDGGDEIDPLDAFMEGIHEEMKAAPPTAAKEKAEKYRDDDDDDPMESFLRAKKDLGLTLASEALRAGYDSDEEVYAVAKAVDAGTIEYDSDDNPIVVDKKRIEPIPALDHSTIDYEPFNKDFYEEKASISGMNEQDVVEYRKSLAIRVSGFDVPKPIKTFEDCGFSVQLMNAIAKHGYEKPTAIQCQALPIVFSGRDIIGIAKTGSGKTAAFVLPMIVHIMDQPELEKEEGPIGVICAPTRELAHQIFLESKKFAKSHGIRVSAVYGGMSKLDQFKELKSGCEIVVATPGRLIDMLKMKALTMLRATYLVLDEADRMFDLGFEPQIRSIVGQIRPDRQTLLFSATMPRKVEKLAREILTDPVRVTVGEVGMANEDITQVVHVIASDAEKLPLLLDKLPGMIDNGDVLVFASKKAIVDEVESQLAQRGFKVAALHGDKDQASRMDILQKFKCGIYHVLIATDVAARGLDIKSIKSVVNFDIARDMDMHVHRIGRTGRAGDKDGIAYTLITQKEARFAGELVNSLIAAGQNVSTELMDLALKVAKSVEGGELVEVVVFVVWILVWVLDTIRSPTIHPHLTPFLVDLLQSIH, encoded by the exons ATGTCGAAGAGAAAGTTCGGCTTCGAAGGCTTTGGCATCAACCGCCCCGCCACTTACAGCTTCGAGCGGTCTCAAGCTCCGCAGAGACTATATGTTCCGCCGTCCTCGCGCGGCAGCAGCCACGACAACTACGAGGACCATGACCTCGACAACATCGAGTACGACGACGACAGGGAAGACGGTGGAAACGACGCGGTAAAGGACGGCGGCGATGAAATCGATCCTCTCGATGCGTTTATGGAGGGGATTCACGAGGAAATGAAGGCGGCGCCGCCCACGGCGGCGAAGGAGAAGGCAGAGAAGTACAGggacgacgacgacgacgatcCGATGGAGAGCTTCTTGAGGGCGAAGAAGGATTTGGGCTTGACTTTGGCTTCGGAGGCTCTTCGAGCTGGGTACGATTCGGATGAGGAGGTTTATGCGGTGGCGAAGGCTGTTGATGCTGGGACGATTGAGTATGATTCAGATGACAATCCCATCGTCGTTGATAAGAAGAGGATTGAGCCGATTCCAGCTTTGGATCATAGCACGATTGACTATGAGCCATTTAATAAAGATTTTTACGAGGAGAAGGCTTCAATTTCAG GGATGAATGAGCAGGATGTTGTCGAATACCGGAAGAGCTTGGCTATTCGTGTTTCAGGTTTTGATGTTCCAAAGCCAATTAAGACGTTTGAAGATTGTGGCTTTTCAGTCCAGTTAATGAACGCTATTGCAAAGCATGGGTACGAGAAGCCTACGGCAATACAATGCCAAGCTTTACCAATTGTATTTTCTGGGAGAGATATCATTGGGATAGCAAAAACTGGTTCCGGGAAAACTGCGGCTTTTGTGCTTCCCATGATTGTCCACATTATGGATCAGCCTGAGCTTGAGAAAGAAGAGGGTCCAATTGGGGTAATTTGTGCACCTACTAGAGAATTAGCTCATCAAATATTTTTGGAGTCCAAAAAATTTGCAAAGTCACATGGGATACGTGTATCTGCAGTCTATGGTGGAATGTCCAAACTTGATCAGTTCAAAGAACTCAAGTCAGGATGTGAGATAGTGGTTGCTACTCCTGGCAGATTGATAGACATGCTAAAAATGAAGGCGTTGACAATGTTGAGGGCAACTTACCTTGTACTTGATGAGGCTGACAGGATGTTTGACCTTGGGTTTGAACCGCAAATAAGATCTATTGTTGGTCAGATTAGACCGGACCGGCAGACACTACTCTTTTCTGCAACAATGCCGCGCAAAGTTGAAAAACTGGCTAGAGAAATTCTTACAGATCCTGTTAGAGTTACTGTAGGAGAAGTTGGGATGGCAAATGAGGATATTACTCAAGTTGTTCATGTGATAGCTTCTGATGCTGAGAAATTGCCTTTGCTTCTTGATAAGCTTCCTGGAATGATTGATAATGGTGATGTTCTTGTATTTGCCTCAAAAAAAGCCATAGTTGATGAGGTTGAATCGCAATTGGCTCAGAGGGGGTTTAAGGTTGCAGCTCTTCATGGTGATAAAGACCAGGCCTCTCGCATGGACATCTTGCAAAAATTTAAGTGTGGAATCTATCATGTTCTAATTGCAACCGATGTTGCTGCTCGTGGTCTTGACATCAAGTCCATTAAGTCAGTGGTCAACTTTGATATTGCTAGAGACATGGACATGCATGTCCATCGTATCGGTAGAACAGGTCGTGCTGGTGATAAAGATGGGATTGCATACACTCTTATAACGCAAAAAGAGGCACGGTTTGCAGGTGAATTGGTTAACAGTTTGATTGCCGCTGGTCAGAATGTGTCAACGGAGCTGATGGATCTTGCCTTGAAG GTGGCAAAAAGTGTAGAGGGAGGGGAGCTGGTGGAGGTCGTGGTGTTCGTGGTGTGGATTTTGGTTTGGGTATTGGATACAATCCGGAGTCCAACAATACACCCCCATCTCACACCGTTCCTGGTCGATCTGCTGCAGTCAATTCATTGA